In one window of Photorhabdus laumondii subsp. laumondii DNA:
- the tatC gene encoding Sec-independent protein translocase subunit TatC yields MAVDDTQPLISHLIELRKRILNSLLTVLVVFLALVYFSNDIYQMISAPLIKQLPQGASMIATDVASPFFTPIKLTIMVSIFVSAPMVLYQVWAFIAPALYKHERRLMIPLLVSSSLLFYLGMAFAYFVVFPIAFGFFAKTAPEGVLIATDISNYLSFVMALFMAFGVSFEVPVAIILLCWSGVVTPESLKKKRPYILVGAFVVGMLLTPPDVFSQTLLAIPMYLLFELGILLSRFYTGQRKLGDRSEEDEQEAPEVNTEK; encoded by the coding sequence ATGGCTGTTGATGATACTCAACCACTTATCAGTCACCTTATTGAACTGCGTAAGCGAATTCTAAACAGTTTACTTACTGTATTAGTGGTTTTTTTAGCGTTGGTTTATTTTTCTAACGACATCTATCAGATGATTTCTGCACCTTTGATTAAGCAGTTGCCTCAAGGTGCCAGTATGATAGCGACAGATGTTGCTTCCCCCTTTTTTACGCCAATAAAACTGACCATTATGGTGTCAATATTCGTATCTGCACCTATGGTTCTCTATCAAGTGTGGGCATTTATTGCACCTGCGTTATATAAGCATGAACGCCGCTTGATGATCCCTCTGCTTGTTTCCAGTAGCCTGCTATTTTATTTGGGGATGGCGTTTGCTTATTTTGTTGTATTTCCGATAGCTTTTGGATTCTTTGCTAAAACGGCACCTGAAGGAGTGCTGATTGCAACGGATATCAGTAACTACTTAAGCTTTGTCATGGCACTGTTTATGGCCTTTGGTGTCTCTTTTGAAGTACCCGTTGCCATTATTTTATTATGTTGGAGTGGGGTAGTTACACCCGAATCTTTGAAGAAAAAGCGTCCGTATATTTTGGTCGGGGCCTTTGTTGTTGGCATGTTGTTAACGCCGCCGGATGTTTTCTCGCAAACCTTGCTGGCGATTCCTATGTATTTGCTGTTTGAACTGGGGATTTTGCTCTCCCGTTTTTATACCGGGCAGCGGAAATTGGGGGATCGTTCAGAGGAAGATGAGCAGGAAGCGCCAGAAGTGAATACGGAAAAGTGA
- the tatB gene encoding Sec-independent protein translocase protein TatB, which produces MFDIGFGELLLVMVIGLVVLGPERLPVAVKTVAGWIRALRSLAANVQNELVQELKLQELQESLKKVQEEAGLQNLSPELKASMDELKEAAESLKKAYQNEPDAGSMKASEINEVAQKPAASQVVASSGPSALVDDQAASATKKKTSD; this is translated from the coding sequence GTGTTTGACATTGGTTTTGGTGAGTTGCTGCTGGTTATGGTCATTGGCTTGGTGGTTTTGGGGCCAGAGCGGCTACCGGTGGCTGTAAAAACGGTTGCTGGTTGGATCAGGGCACTGCGCTCTTTAGCTGCTAACGTCCAAAATGAGTTGGTCCAAGAGCTGAAATTGCAGGAGCTCCAGGAAAGCCTGAAAAAAGTTCAAGAAGAAGCGGGGTTGCAGAATTTATCCCCGGAACTAAAAGCTTCGATGGATGAACTAAAAGAAGCTGCTGAGTCTTTGAAAAAAGCATACCAAAATGAACCTGATGCAGGGAGCATGAAAGCATCAGAAATAAATGAGGTGGCACAAAAGCCGGCAGCGTCTCAGGTTGTGGCTTCATCTGGACCTTCTGCTCTAGTGGATGATCAAGCGGCTTCTGCAACGAAGAAAAAAACTTCCGATTAA
- the tatA gene encoding Sec-independent protein translocase subunit TatA has translation MGGISIWQLLIIAVIVVLLFGTNKLRTLGSDLGASIKGFKKAIGDDNQPQQAQKTSSDADFETKNITEKQSVAQSETSESKNKEQV, from the coding sequence ATGGGCGGTATAAGCATTTGGCAGTTACTCATCATTGCGGTCATTGTGGTGCTGTTGTTCGGCACGAATAAACTCCGTACTTTAGGTTCTGATCTTGGGGCATCTATTAAAGGTTTTAAAAAGGCGATAGGGGATGATAATCAGCCTCAACAGGCTCAAAAAACCAGTAGTGATGCCGATTTTGAGACTAAAAACATTACTGAAAAACAATCTGTAGCTCAATCTGAAACATCTGAGAGCAAAAACAAAGAGCAGGTATAA
- the ubiB gene encoding ubiquinone biosynthesis regulatory protein kinase UbiB: MTPGELRRLYLIIRVFLSYGLDELIPRIRLTWPLRFGRYLLFWIPNRHKDKSLGERLRLALQELGPVWIKFGQMLSTRRDLFPPAIADQLALLQDRVASFDGALARQYIETALGGALETWFDDFEPIALASASIAQVHTARLKENGQEIVIKVIRPDILPIIKADIRLMYRLANWVPMLLPDGRRLRPREVVREYEKTLIDELNLLREAANAIQLRRNFENSSTLYVPEIYSDYCRENVLVMERVYGIPVSDIEALEAQNTNMRLLAERGVQVFFTQVFRDSFFHADMHPGNIFVSYEHPEDPFYIGIDYGIVGSLNKDDKRYLAENFIAFFNRDYRKVAELHVDSGWVPSDTNVEDFEFAIRTVCEPIFEKPLAEISFGHVLLNLFNTARRFNMAVQPQLVLLQKTLLYVEGLGRQLYPQLDLWKTAKPFLEEWLHSQVGLPAVIRALKEKVPYWAEKLPELPELVYDSLQQHKHLQVSIEKLSGHLRGQQIKQRQSQYLLGVGATLFLCGSLFLLSGLANIPWLFIGAGTVSWLFGWCRLCKI; this comes from the coding sequence ATGACTCCAGGTGAATTAAGGCGCCTTTATTTGATCATACGGGTTTTTCTTTCTTACGGATTAGATGAGCTAATTCCTCGGATTCGCTTAACCTGGCCTCTTCGTTTTGGTCGTTATTTATTGTTCTGGATCCCAAATAGACATAAAGATAAATCACTTGGGGAGAGACTACGGCTTGCCTTACAGGAATTAGGGCCTGTTTGGATTAAATTTGGACAGATGCTTTCAACGCGGCGTGATCTGTTTCCTCCAGCAATAGCGGATCAACTGGCATTGTTGCAAGACCGGGTTGCCTCTTTTGATGGTGCTCTGGCGCGTCAATATATTGAAACCGCTTTAGGGGGGGCATTGGAAACTTGGTTTGATGATTTTGAACCTATTGCTCTGGCCTCTGCTTCAATTGCTCAGGTCCATACTGCTCGGTTAAAAGAGAATGGACAGGAAATTGTTATCAAAGTCATCCGCCCTGATATTTTGCCGATTATCAAAGCGGATATCCGGTTAATGTACCGTCTGGCTAATTGGGTACCAATGTTATTACCCGATGGACGCCGTTTACGTCCTCGTGAAGTCGTGCGGGAATACGAAAAGACATTAATTGATGAACTGAATTTGCTGCGTGAAGCGGCTAATGCAATTCAACTACGCCGTAATTTCGAAAATAGCTCAACGCTTTATGTACCGGAAATTTATTCTGATTATTGCCGTGAAAATGTTCTAGTAATGGAGCGGGTTTATGGTATCCCTGTTTCTGATATTGAAGCATTGGAAGCGCAGAATACCAATATGAGATTGCTGGCTGAACGGGGCGTGCAGGTCTTTTTTACACAGGTTTTTCGCGATAGCTTCTTCCATGCGGATATGCATCCGGGAAATATTTTTGTCAGCTATGAACATCCTGAAGATCCGTTTTATATTGGTATTGATTACGGTATTGTTGGTTCTCTTAATAAAGATGATAAACGTTATCTGGCTGAGAATTTTATTGCTTTCTTTAATCGTGATTACCGGAAAGTTGCTGAGCTTCATGTGGATTCAGGCTGGGTGCCTAGTGATACCAATGTTGAAGATTTTGAATTTGCAATCCGTACGGTTTGTGAGCCAATATTTGAGAAACCACTTGCTGAAATTTCATTTGGTCATGTACTTCTGAATCTATTTAATACTGCACGCCGTTTTAATATGGCAGTGCAGCCTCAGTTAGTTCTTCTACAAAAGACACTTTTGTATGTAGAAGGCTTAGGACGGCAACTTTATCCACAGCTTGATTTGTGGAAAACAGCAAAACCGTTTCTGGAGGAGTGGTTGCATAGCCAGGTTGGATTGCCCGCTGTTATCCGGGCGTTGAAAGAAAAGGTGCCTTATTGGGCAGAAAAGTTGCCAGAGCTACCTGAATTAGTGTATGACAGTCTTCAGCAGCATAAACATTTGCAGGTGAGTATTGAGAAGTTATCAGGTCATTTGAGAGGGCAACAGATAAAACAGCGGCAGTCACAGTATTTACTTGGTGTTGGTGCGACATTGTTTCTCTGTGGCAGCTTGTTTTTGCTATCTGGCTTAGCAAATATTCCCTGGTTGTTTATAGGCGCGGGTACCGTTTCATGGTTGTTTGGCTGGTGTCGGCTGTGTAAAATTTAG
- the ubiJ gene encoding ubiquinone biosynthesis protein UbiJ, whose product MERPSLSTVINSTLTPVLTAVMETSLNYLLYREPVLRPARMRLVDKVLSIELKEMNTPLTLVFSEKQVDVLSQWSGSADCTVKTHFSALLKLRDRQQISKLLNSGEMVIEGDMQVVQQWSALLDMVEWDLAHYLSPYFGDIAAESISQVLKKGFQCVSSSMECQKNYLAEALTEEWKLAPNQLEVAYFSEEVSMLAKDIEQIEQRLAVLEGKYDSR is encoded by the coding sequence ATGGAAAGACCATCACTGAGTACAGTTATTAATTCCACACTTACGCCGGTTTTAACCGCAGTGATGGAAACATCGTTGAATTACCTGTTGTACCGTGAACCTGTGTTAAGGCCAGCCCGTATGCGGCTGGTGGACAAAGTTTTGTCGATCGAATTAAAAGAAATGAATACACCACTCACGTTGGTATTCAGTGAAAAACAGGTGGACGTATTAAGCCAATGGAGCGGATCTGCCGATTGTACGGTTAAAACTCACTTTTCTGCTTTGCTTAAATTACGGGATCGCCAACAAATTTCCAAATTGCTCAATAGCGGTGAAATGGTTATTGAAGGGGATATGCAGGTTGTTCAGCAATGGTCTGCTTTGTTAGATATGGTTGAGTGGGATTTGGCCCATTATCTTTCTCCTTATTTCGGGGATATCGCTGCCGAAAGTATTAGTCAAGTCCTTAAAAAAGGATTTCAGTGTGTTTCCAGTTCAATGGAATGCCAGAAAAATTATCTGGCGGAAGCGTTAACGGAAGAATGGAAACTGGCCCCAAATCAGCTTGAAGTGGCTTATTTCAGTGAAGAAGTTAGCATGTTGGCCAAAGATATCGAGCAAATAGAACAACGATTGGCAGTATTAGAGGGAAAATATGACTCCAGGTGA
- the ubiE gene encoding bifunctional demethylmenaquinone methyltransferase/2-methoxy-6-polyprenyl-1,4-benzoquinol methylase UbiE, giving the protein MVDQTKQTTHFGFRTVAKDEKAGMVAEVFHSVAAKYDLMNDLMSFGIHRIWKRVAIDASGVRRGQRILDLAGGTGDLTAKFSRIVGEKGEVVLADINESMLKVGREKLRDVGIVGNVSYVQANAEALPFPDNYFNCITISFGLRNVTEKEKALRSMFRVLKPGGRLLVLEFSKPLFAPLSKAYDAYSFHVLPKIGQVFVQDAGSYRYLAESIRMHPDQDTLKTMMEEAGFEQVTYTNMTGGIVALHRGFKF; this is encoded by the coding sequence ATGGTAGACCAAACGAAACAAACCACACATTTTGGTTTCCGTACTGTAGCAAAGGATGAAAAAGCAGGCATGGTGGCCGAAGTGTTTCATTCTGTTGCAGCGAAATACGATTTAATGAATGATTTAATGTCGTTTGGTATCCATCGTATATGGAAACGTGTGGCTATTGATGCTAGTGGGGTGCGCCGAGGTCAGAGGATACTTGATTTAGCTGGTGGTACCGGAGATTTGACCGCCAAATTTTCTCGTATAGTTGGTGAAAAAGGCGAAGTTGTTCTTGCTGATATCAATGAATCTATGCTGAAGGTTGGGCGTGAGAAATTACGTGATGTTGGTATTGTTGGTAATGTCAGCTATGTGCAGGCTAATGCGGAAGCGTTGCCTTTCCCTGATAACTATTTTAATTGCATCACTATCTCTTTTGGTTTGCGTAATGTTACTGAAAAAGAAAAAGCCCTGCGTTCTATGTTTCGGGTGTTGAAGCCGGGTGGGCGTTTATTGGTACTTGAATTTTCTAAACCTTTGTTCGCGCCATTAAGCAAAGCGTATGATGCTTATTCTTTCCATGTGCTGCCAAAAATTGGTCAGGTTTTTGTGCAGGATGCTGGCAGTTATCGTTATTTGGCGGAATCCATCCGTATGCATCCTGATCAGGATACGCTTAAAACGATGATGGAAGAGGCTGGCTTTGAACAGGTGACTTATACCAATATGACTGGCGGCATTGTTGCACTACACAGAGGTTTTAAATTTTGA
- the rmuC gene encoding DNA recombination protein RmuC — protein sequence MIGALGGLLGGGILVWFSVHQRIQQQELELRKLDSQLAVANEKIEQSAYWRVECEQLNQELRAQREVNSVQESELREVTTRLEESRLAAEEKQRLLINSELRLNTQFENLANRIFEQTGRRTGEQNQQSLNTLLAPFREQLDGLHRQVQESFGQEARERHTLAHEIRNLQQLNAQMAQEAINLTNALKGNNKIQGDWGEVVLSRILEASGLREGHEFCTQVSIKVEGNRRFQPDVIVHLPQGKDVVIDAKMSLVAYERYFNSGDRHQQELALQEHIDSIKGHIRGLSRKDYQQLPGLKSLDYVLMFIPVEPAYLVALNKAPELLDEALKHNIMLVSPSTLLVAVRTINNLWRYEYQSQNTRLIADKAARMYDKMRLFVDDMQGLGQSLDKAQLSYRLAMKKLTEGRGNLISQAESFRNLGVEVKRPIDPELVDKASQPFCAND from the coding sequence TTGATAGGTGCTCTTGGTGGCCTATTGGGCGGTGGTATTCTCGTTTGGTTCTCCGTTCATCAACGTATTCAACAGCAAGAGCTGGAATTACGGAAATTGGACAGCCAGCTTGCCGTTGCTAATGAGAAAATTGAACAATCCGCTTATTGGCGGGTTGAATGCGAACAGTTAAACCAAGAGTTGCGGGCTCAGAGAGAAGTCAATAGCGTACAAGAATCCGAACTGCGTGAAGTGACGACACGCTTGGAAGAGAGTCGCCTTGCGGCTGAAGAGAAACAGCGGTTGCTGATCAACAGTGAACTACGTTTGAATACGCAATTTGAGAATTTGGCTAATCGTATTTTTGAACAAACGGGTCGCCGTACTGGTGAACAAAATCAGCAGAGTCTCAATACGCTTTTAGCGCCATTTCGTGAACAGCTTGATGGTCTTCATCGGCAGGTACAGGAGAGTTTTGGTCAGGAAGCCCGTGAACGTCATACTCTTGCACATGAAATCCGTAACTTACAGCAACTGAATGCCCAGATGGCGCAGGAAGCGATTAATCTGACAAATGCCCTTAAAGGTAATAATAAAATTCAGGGAGATTGGGGAGAAGTTGTGTTATCCCGTATTCTGGAAGCCTCTGGTTTACGAGAAGGGCATGAGTTTTGTACTCAGGTAAGTATCAAGGTAGAGGGTAACCGCCGTTTCCAACCCGATGTTATTGTTCATTTGCCACAAGGGAAGGATGTGGTCATTGATGCCAAAATGTCGCTGGTCGCTTATGAGCGTTATTTTAACAGTGGCGATCGGCATCAGCAGGAGTTAGCCCTTCAAGAACATATCGATTCAATTAAAGGCCATATTCGTGGTTTGAGCCGCAAAGATTACCAACAGTTGCCTGGGCTGAAATCGTTGGACTATGTATTGATGTTTATTCCGGTTGAACCCGCTTATTTGGTTGCGCTGAACAAGGCACCTGAGCTGCTTGATGAAGCACTTAAACACAATATTATGCTAGTTAGTCCATCAACATTGTTGGTTGCTGTGCGTACTATTAATAACTTGTGGCGCTATGAGTATCAAAGTCAAAATACGCGCTTAATCGCCGATAAAGCTGCTCGCATGTACGATAAAATGCGCTTGTTTGTCGATGACATGCAAGGTTTGGGGCAAAGTCTGGATAAAGCTCAACTTAGTTATCGACTGGCAATGAAAAAGCTGACTGAGGGGCGTGGCAACCTGATAAGTCAGGCAGAGAGTTTTCGTAATTTAGGTGTTGAGGTGAAACGTCCGATTGATCCCGAATTGGTTGATAAGGCCAGCCAACCATTCTGTGCTAATGATTAA
- a CDS encoding DedA family protein translates to MNLSLHEIVDLVIAFVKAHDTWIMPIVFLLAFGESLAFFSLLLPATIILLGLGALIGESGLNFWPIWLAAAAGAFLGDWVSYIVGAYFKGDVGKIWPISRKPQLLTRVHHFFERWGIWSIFFGRFFGPFRAIVPLVAGICTMPLRYFQIANICSALIWSFGVLAPGAFGLQWLVKWVS, encoded by the coding sequence ATGAATTTGAGTCTTCATGAAATAGTTGATCTGGTAATCGCTTTTGTTAAAGCTCATGATACCTGGATCATGCCGATTGTTTTCTTGCTTGCTTTTGGTGAATCTCTGGCTTTTTTCTCCTTGTTATTACCGGCAACAATCATATTGCTTGGATTGGGGGCATTAATAGGTGAAAGTGGTCTTAATTTCTGGCCGATTTGGTTGGCGGCCGCAGCAGGGGCTTTTTTGGGCGATTGGGTATCTTATATTGTAGGTGCTTATTTTAAAGGTGATGTTGGTAAAATTTGGCCGATTTCCCGTAAACCACAACTACTGACACGAGTGCACCATTTCTTTGAGCGTTGGGGTATTTGGAGTATTTTCTTTGGTCGATTCTTTGGGCCATTCCGTGCAATTGTGCCATTAGTCGCGGGTATTTGTACTATGCCATTGCGTTATTTTCAGATAGCGAATATCTGTTCCGCACTTATCTGGTCTTTTGGCGTATTAGCTCCAGGCGCGTTTGGTTTGCAATGGTTAGTGAAATGGGTGAGCTAA
- a CDS encoding tyrosine-protein phosphatase, with product MITTSLLHPSVLPLNGGINFRDLGGKKVASGGKIKSGLLFRSGSLDRLTEKDQSFLANKNLFQIIDYRDTSEIEDKPDLVWNGANYHHAPANPLSDEVNANLEKLASEMLEQFNPQAFMFRLYELLPLKNSAYKTLVNLLQQPEKGGIVQHCAVGKDRTGVGSALVLFALGADLDTVMEDYLVTNCTLAPYREYLLNEHAKTMSDDVVDKFAYVYSVREEFLMTALNSINQHYGSVDIWLEKDLGLDFTARKKLQDYFLE from the coding sequence ATGATCACAACATCTTTATTACATCCATCAGTGCTTCCTCTCAATGGAGGGATTAATTTTCGTGATTTAGGCGGTAAAAAAGTCGCGAGTGGTGGAAAAATCAAATCAGGTTTACTTTTCCGTTCTGGTTCTCTGGATCGCTTAACAGAAAAAGACCAATCTTTCCTGGCAAATAAAAATCTCTTTCAAATCATAGATTATCGTGATACCAGTGAAATAGAGGATAAACCCGATTTGGTATGGAATGGTGCTAATTATCATCATGCTCCGGCCAATCCCTTATCTGATGAAGTGAATGCAAATCTGGAAAAATTGGCGTCAGAGATGTTGGAGCAATTTAATCCTCAGGCATTTATGTTTCGTCTTTATGAATTATTGCCGCTAAAAAATTCAGCCTATAAGACATTAGTTAACTTACTGCAACAACCGGAAAAAGGTGGGATAGTCCAGCATTGTGCGGTAGGTAAAGACAGAACCGGTGTAGGTTCTGCGCTGGTATTATTTGCATTGGGGGCTGATTTGGATACGGTAATGGAAGATTATTTAGTGACTAATTGCACTCTGGCTCCTTATCGTGAATATTTGTTAAATGAGCATGCGAAAACTATGAGTGACGATGTGGTTGATAAATTCGCTTATGTTTATTCCGTGAGAGAAGAGTTTTTAATGACGGCATTAAACAGTATTAACCAGCATTATGGCAGTGTAGATATATGGCTGGAGAAAGATCTTGGTCTTGATTTTACTGCTCGTAAGAAATTACAAGATTATTTCCTTGAATAA
- the udp gene encoding uridine phosphorylase gives MSDVFHLGLTKNDLQGATLAIVPGDPKRVEKIARLMDNPVHLASLREFTSWRAEIDGTAVIVCSTGIGGPSTSIAVEELAQLGVRTFLRIGTTGAIQENINVGDVLVTTAAVRLDGASLHFAPMEFPAVADFECTTALYEAAKDLGVTVHVGVTASSDTFYPGQERYDTYSGRVVSRFKGSMAEWQAMGVMNYEMESATLLTMCASQGLRAGMVAGVIVNRTQQEIPNVKLLEKTESNALGIVVEAARRLL, from the coding sequence ATGTCTGATGTATTTCACTTAGGTCTGACCAAAAACGATCTGCAAGGCGCAACTTTAGCTATTGTTCCGGGTGATCCGAAACGTGTGGAAAAAATCGCAAGATTGATGGATAACCCAGTTCATCTCGCTTCTTTACGTGAATTTACGTCATGGCGGGCAGAAATTGATGGTACAGCAGTCATTGTATGCTCTACGGGTATTGGTGGCCCGTCAACCTCTATCGCGGTTGAAGAATTAGCGCAATTGGGGGTACGTACTTTTTTACGTATCGGCACAACAGGCGCAATTCAGGAAAATATCAATGTTGGTGATGTGTTGGTGACTACCGCAGCTGTTCGTTTGGATGGTGCCAGCCTGCATTTTGCTCCGATGGAATTTCCGGCGGTTGCCGATTTTGAGTGTACGACGGCTCTGTACGAAGCAGCAAAAGATTTAGGTGTAACAGTACATGTGGGGGTAACGGCCTCTTCCGATACTTTTTATCCCGGTCAGGAGCGTTACGATACCTATTCTGGCCGTGTTGTGAGCCGTTTCAAGGGCTCAATGGCTGAATGGCAGGCAATGGGGGTCATGAATTATGAAATGGAATCGGCAACTTTATTAACGATGTGTGCAAGCCAAGGTCTACGTGCGGGTATGGTTGCCGGTGTTATTGTTAACCGTACTCAGCAGGAGATTCCTAATGTTAAATTACTTGAGAAAACAGAAAGTAATGCATTGGGGATTGTCGTAGAAGCTGCTCGCCGTTTGCTGTAA
- the pcp gene encoding pyroglutamyl-peptidase I, producing MTTQKTVLITGFEPFGKETINPSWEAAKQLQGRELCGARVEARQLPCVFDVSLACLYAAIDDVQPDLVIAVGQAGGRPNITVERVAININDASIPDNQGNQPINTPIVATGPAAYFATLPINAIVKGLRDAGVPASISQTAGTFVCNHVMYGLLHHLACIYPEIRGGVLHIPYLPEQAARYSGTPSMALETVITALEIAIDEALKNSEDIANNGDTAH from the coding sequence ATGACGACACAAAAAACAGTTTTAATTACAGGTTTCGAACCTTTCGGTAAAGAAACGATTAATCCATCCTGGGAAGCTGCTAAGCAATTACAGGGGCGAGAATTATGCGGAGCCCGCGTTGAAGCGCGTCAGCTTCCATGTGTGTTCGACGTCTCTCTGGCTTGTCTGTATGCTGCTATTGATGATGTACAACCTGATCTGGTCATTGCCGTGGGACAGGCAGGCGGCAGACCAAATATTACTGTGGAACGCGTGGCAATTAATATCAATGATGCTAGCATCCCTGATAATCAAGGTAATCAGCCTATCAATACCCCCATCGTCGCAACAGGCCCTGCCGCCTACTTCGCCACGTTACCGATCAATGCGATAGTCAAGGGTTTGCGTGATGCAGGAGTGCCAGCCTCCATTTCACAAACCGCAGGCACTTTCGTCTGTAACCACGTCATGTATGGCCTGTTGCATCATTTGGCATGCATCTATCCTGAAATACGCGGTGGAGTTCTCCATATCCCTTATCTGCCTGAGCAAGCAGCTCGGTATTCAGGAACGCCAAGTATGGCCCTAGAAACAGTTATAACAGCGCTGGAAATTGCTATCGATGAAGCATTAAAAAACAGTGAAGATATCGCCAATAATGGAGACACAGCTCATTAA
- a CDS encoding twin-arginine translocation signal domain-containing protein: MDVNKLQGKKSSSRRNFLKSSAVITATAALAPMNLARAEEKLSPQHGIGVCTLAPEQISGPYFRNDKIVRRDITDSELGIPFLLKITVIDEKTCKPVDNLFVDIWHCNSRGKYSGWSYISPDVVPNVAGVASINRTDDKNFLRGAQPSDKNGIVNFTTIYPGFYAGRATHIHIAIRKLSTNVDDKEHFAFVGQMYFPEGINTEVYKYDLYSKRRVIRTKNNEDEYFKNMNGHLSEIKVTKIDEYDINRGILGEIVLSIDLESISNFITKDDLYSHTV; this comes from the coding sequence ATGGATGTTAATAAGTTGCAAGGTAAGAAAAGTAGCTCTCGAAGAAATTTTTTAAAAAGTAGTGCTGTTATTACGGCGACAGCTGCACTTGCTCCGATGAATTTAGCTCGTGCAGAAGAAAAGTTATCCCCACAACATGGAATAGGCGTATGTACGCTTGCGCCAGAGCAGATATCAGGGCCATATTTCCGAAATGACAAAATTGTAAGAAGGGATATTACTGATTCAGAATTAGGAATACCTTTTTTATTGAAGATTACTGTCATAGATGAAAAAACATGTAAACCCGTTGATAATTTATTTGTTGATATTTGGCATTGTAATAGTCGGGGGAAATATTCTGGTTGGAGTTATATTAGCCCCGATGTAGTCCCTAACGTTGCTGGAGTAGCTTCTATCAATAGAACTGATGATAAAAATTTTCTAAGAGGAGCTCAACCATCGGATAAAAATGGGATAGTTAATTTTACGACTATTTATCCTGGGTTTTATGCGGGTAGAGCGACTCATATTCATATTGCAATCAGAAAATTAAGCACAAATGTGGATGACAAAGAGCACTTTGCTTTTGTTGGTCAAATGTATTTTCCAGAAGGAATCAATACAGAGGTTTATAAATATGATCTGTATTCAAAGCGGAGGGTAATCAGAACTAAAAATAATGAGGATGAATATTTTAAAAATATGAATGGTCATCTTTCAGAAATAAAAGTAACAAAAATAGATGAATATGATATTAACCGTGGGATACTAGGTGAAATAGTTCTATCAATAGACTTGGAAAGTATATCTAATTTCATAACTAAAGATGACTTATATTCCCATACGGTATAA